In the Rubripirellula tenax genome, one interval contains:
- a CDS encoding glycosyltransferase family 4 protein → MLSHTNPAPVDSASLAPAGLSPVTVNPVIVIPATKPPGLTPSIDLKVLHVVNGEHFSGAERVQSHLGRCLPKFGIGAGFACVKPGKFAAMLKEPGSDWGDGHDASMTNRFDLRAAARVRELVIAHGYELLHAHTPRTAMITSIAARMTGLPWIYHVHSPASRDSSNAMANRVNAWIERQALRSCSHLITVSESLRMDCIRKGVAEEKVTVVHNGVPAVRPPRTVFPTVGGRWTIGMIALMRPRKGLEVAIDALAKLKERGHDVTLRVIGPFETTVYEAGIQSQIDALEIQDRIERFGFTKDVPAALAELDAMVLPSLFGEGLPMVVLEAMAAAVPVIATRVEGTPEAVTHGVEGLLAEPQDPESLADAIEELVTGRQDWHRMSESAFQTHAQKFSDLAMASGAAEVYRRLLNHIL, encoded by the coding sequence ATGCTTTCACATACCAACCCAGCGCCCGTCGATTCGGCCTCTCTGGCACCCGCCGGCTTGAGCCCCGTCACGGTCAACCCAGTCATCGTGATCCCGGCGACCAAGCCACCAGGGCTTACGCCGTCGATCGATCTGAAGGTACTGCATGTCGTCAATGGCGAACACTTTTCCGGCGCCGAACGCGTTCAGTCGCACCTAGGACGCTGTTTACCGAAATTCGGCATCGGTGCAGGTTTTGCATGCGTCAAGCCAGGCAAATTCGCGGCGATGTTAAAAGAACCGGGTTCCGATTGGGGCGACGGTCACGACGCATCGATGACGAACCGTTTCGATCTGCGCGCCGCAGCTCGAGTTCGCGAACTGGTCATTGCACACGGCTATGAACTGTTGCACGCGCACACGCCACGCACCGCCATGATCACATCCATTGCCGCCCGCATGACGGGGCTACCTTGGATCTACCACGTCCATTCGCCAGCGTCGCGAGACTCATCCAACGCGATGGCAAACCGAGTCAACGCTTGGATTGAGCGACAAGCCCTACGAAGCTGTTCCCATTTGATTACGGTTTCCGAAAGCTTGCGAATGGACTGTATTCGCAAGGGTGTCGCCGAAGAAAAAGTAACGGTCGTTCACAACGGCGTACCGGCCGTTCGTCCGCCAAGAACGGTGTTCCCCACAGTCGGTGGCCGATGGACGATCGGCATGATCGCGTTGATGCGTCCTCGTAAGGGACTGGAAGTCGCGATCGATGCGTTGGCAAAGCTGAAAGAACGCGGCCACGACGTGACACTGCGGGTGATCGGTCCGTTTGAAACAACCGTTTACGAAGCCGGCATTCAGTCGCAAATCGATGCACTGGAGATCCAAGACCGCATCGAGCGATTCGGATTCACCAAAGACGTCCCCGCCGCGCTCGCGGAATTGGACGCGATGGTGTTGCCCAGCCTGTTTGGTGAAGGGTTGCCCATGGTCGTATTGGAAGCCATGGCGGCGGCGGTGCCCGTGATTGCGACTCGCGTCGAAGGTACGCCCGAGGCGGTCACGCACGGTGTCGAAGGCTTACTCGCCGAACCACAAGACCCCGAAAGCCTGGCCGACGCTATCGAAGAACTCGTCACCGGGCGACAGGACTGGCACAGGATGTCCGAATCGGCATTTCAAACCCATGCCCAAAAATTCTCGGATCTGGCAATGGCATCCGGTGCGGCAGAGGTTTATCGGCGATTGCTCAACCATATTCTGTAA
- a CDS encoding ThuA domain-containing protein: MRARSLLALCFGIVATVSACCPVVHSVEPKHVLMMAGAPSHGYGAHEHFAGLKVLQESIEASSEDVEVTVVRGWPKDEALVAKADAIVIYCDGGKRHLAIPHLEKLRDKMNDGCGLVCLHYAVEMEKGPSGDALVALLGGHFEINYSVNPHWIGDFKSMPEHAVTRGVKPFATNDEWYFHLRFSDQGKVTPILAAVAPEDTMRRPDGEHSGNPSVRKSVAAGELQTVAWTYERPEGGRAFGFTGGHYHWNWGHDDVRRLVVNAIRWAATDEVGDSGSSMGESVTVGELLENQDYDPPKNFDAEKIKSEFKLDLVTAP, from the coding sequence ATGCGTGCTCGTTCTCTTTTGGCGTTGTGCTTCGGCATCGTTGCGACCGTTTCGGCATGTTGTCCCGTGGTCCACTCCGTCGAACCCAAGCACGTATTGATGATGGCCGGGGCGCCTTCGCACGGATACGGCGCCCACGAACACTTTGCGGGACTGAAGGTTCTGCAAGAATCGATCGAGGCCAGTTCTGAAGACGTCGAAGTAACGGTCGTTCGCGGTTGGCCCAAGGATGAAGCGTTGGTTGCGAAAGCCGATGCCATCGTCATTTACTGCGACGGGGGCAAACGCCACTTGGCGATCCCGCACCTTGAAAAATTGCGAGACAAGATGAACGACGGATGCGGGCTGGTGTGCCTACACTACGCCGTCGAGATGGAGAAAGGCCCATCAGGCGACGCGCTGGTCGCATTGCTCGGCGGGCACTTTGAAATCAACTACAGCGTGAATCCACACTGGATCGGCGATTTCAAATCAATGCCCGAACACGCTGTGACACGCGGCGTTAAACCGTTCGCAACCAATGACGAATGGTACTTTCACCTAAGGTTCAGCGATCAAGGCAAAGTCACACCGATCTTAGCCGCGGTCGCCCCCGAAGACACGATGCGGCGTCCCGACGGCGAACACAGCGGCAACCCGTCGGTTCGCAAAAGTGTCGCGGCAGGCGAATTGCAGACCGTTGCGTGGACGTACGAGCGCCCCGAGGGCGGCCGAGCCTTCGGATTCACCGGCGGCCACTACCATTGGAATTGGGGACACGATGACGTCCGCCGCTTGGTCGTCAACGCGATCCGTTGGGCCGCAACTGACGAAGTGGGCGATTCCGGTTCGTCGATGGGAGAATCCGTTACCGTGGGCGAACTTCTTGAGAACCAAGACTACGATCCACCAAAGAACTTCGACGCCGAAAAGATCAAGAGTGAATTCAAATTGGATCTGGTCACCGCGCCGTAG
- a CDS encoding sigma-54-dependent transcriptional regulator, whose product MTRILVIDDEPLILDAIEMAFPDDEVTTCVTAGQGIDAFLKSLPDVVLCDIRLPDMSGMEAFEKLHRIDAKVPIILMTGRGTAQTAIEAMQRGAFEYVLKPLDPDTLIPLIEDAAETSRMTRIRAIVPDDSQDEVSFDGDNDLLIGNCPAMQEVYRSIGRVARQNVTALILGESGTGKEVIARAIYQYSQRSAGRFLAINCAAIPENLLESELFGHEKGAFTGAERKKVGKFELCNDGTLFLDEIGDMTPLMQTKILRVLQDQTFERVGGTGTIRTHARIIAATNRNLEQAIEDKEFRSDLFYRLNVYKIKLPPLRERGEDIALLANYFLRRFAKELDKQVTGFAAEAIDIINAYAWPGNVRELQSAVKHALLEATGPVIVPAYLPDSIREKQSTTKRAESQSQASSAKTGFDFAAMTRERLAAGSDDIHRELISVAEKEIFAEVLKHTDGNLTQAAKRLGITRTTLRSRLELFDVL is encoded by the coding sequence ATGACCCGCATCTTAGTCATCGACGACGAACCTTTGATCCTGGATGCCATCGAAATGGCGTTTCCGGACGACGAAGTCACGACTTGCGTGACGGCTGGGCAAGGCATCGATGCTTTTTTAAAATCTTTGCCCGACGTTGTGCTGTGCGACATTCGACTTCCGGACATGTCGGGGATGGAAGCGTTTGAAAAACTGCACCGCATCGACGCCAAGGTGCCCATCATTTTGATGACCGGACGTGGGACGGCACAAACCGCTATCGAAGCCATGCAACGCGGCGCGTTTGAATACGTTCTCAAGCCGTTGGACCCCGATACGCTGATCCCGTTGATCGAAGATGCGGCCGAAACAAGTCGCATGACGCGCATTCGCGCCATCGTGCCCGACGATTCGCAGGATGAAGTCTCGTTCGACGGCGACAACGATCTGTTGATTGGAAATTGTCCGGCGATGCAGGAAGTGTATCGCTCGATCGGTCGCGTTGCCCGCCAGAATGTGACGGCGCTGATTCTTGGCGAAAGCGGCACCGGCAAAGAAGTCATTGCTCGAGCAATCTATCAATACAGCCAGCGATCAGCGGGGCGTTTTCTTGCGATCAACTGTGCCGCGATTCCGGAAAATTTGCTCGAAAGTGAATTGTTCGGTCACGAAAAAGGCGCGTTCACGGGTGCCGAACGCAAGAAGGTCGGCAAGTTTGAATTGTGTAACGACGGCACATTGTTTCTTGACGAAATCGGTGACATGACGCCGCTGATGCAAACGAAGATTCTTCGAGTCTTGCAGGATCAAACGTTCGAGCGAGTCGGCGGCACCGGAACCATTCGCACCCATGCGAGGATCATTGCCGCGACCAATCGCAACTTGGAACAAGCGATCGAGGACAAAGAGTTCCGCAGCGACTTGTTCTATCGGTTGAATGTCTACAAGATCAAATTGCCGCCGCTAAGAGAACGTGGTGAGGACATCGCGTTGCTTGCGAACTACTTCCTAAGACGGTTCGCGAAAGAACTTGATAAGCAGGTAACCGGGTTTGCAGCCGAGGCGATCGATATCATCAACGCCTATGCGTGGCCCGGTAACGTTCGTGAATTGCAAAGTGCGGTCAAACATGCGTTGTTGGAAGCGACTGGGCCAGTGATTGTGCCCGCGTACTTGCCGGATTCGATTCGTGAAAAACAGTCGACTACGAAACGGGCGGAGTCCCAGAGTCAGGCGAGTTCGGCAAAGACTGGGTTCGACTTCGCCGCGATGACGCGCGAGCGATTGGCTGCGGGCAGCGACGACATCCACCGAGAGTTGATCAGTGTCGCCGAAAAGGAAATCTTTGCCGAAGTGCTCAAGCACACCGATGGCAACTTGACGCAAGCCGCGAAGCGACTTGGCATCACGCGAACAACACTGCGGTCGCGGCTTGAATTGTTTGACGTTCTATGA
- a CDS encoding PAS domain S-box protein, whose amino-acid sequence MRNPSRTYWLPSVIVVAFVAVAVFGIITYVNTLSIRESEDKVAQSFAIREATSQLLSAMTDAETGQRGFLLTGDVEFLIPYHDGVAKAEARFSELNVLADGNGELIENVKRLRASFEKQHAHLQETIEMRRREPSLRVTDEVLDLVKSGRGRIAMDGARSVAETIVANQTKVLKATQTHANYLSNLSQTTITAGHVLALSLIVAAGLAARHDRKKRDAAEVALLAEQSELAAVIDSAFEGIVTRDQSFRIRLINPAAARILGVKVEHTVGRSLLDFVPSNRHDGVRTFADDFQSSSEQMFEFNNHVMVRSDGTEFAVSGNSVRTKTATDDLVTVKFRDISDLKDSQAKRREYAAILEQIEDAVLVCELDGRVRSCNDSAEKLFGHTESEMIGLRAAELLSAEDEVWQQDSETMMQTGRSTSQRSWVSPQGREYVLEQRRSLIRDDEGVPVGKLLFLIDITDRIREEANERRNQRLESIGTLTGGIAHDLNNVLTPIVMSAKLLRRGSKSPERLVDNIITSADRGGRMIKKLLAFAGGSDGVRSRVDIGEVLSELQEILCHTLQQTIDVHVKVPANLRNIDGDSTELSQVIMNLAVNARDAMPDGGRLEIEAENFDVDESHANRTIGLTAGPHVLLTVADSGHGIPKEIIERIFDPFFTTKAQGKGTGLGLATTLGIIRSCGGDIQVFSELGAGTKFSIYLPSSKQSTEIADSERDDTVKAGDGETILIVDDERLILETAKETLEANQYQVLVAGSGTEGIAIYTSHGGKIDLVLLDMMMPGMDGIETKDAIRRLNASAQIIASSGLRRPAQEGGKMDDFNGFLAKPYNDEQLLRLVQSVLHQPSKP is encoded by the coding sequence ATGAGAAATCCGAGCCGCACCTATTGGCTTCCTAGCGTCATCGTTGTTGCCTTTGTGGCGGTTGCAGTCTTTGGAATCATCACCTACGTCAATACGCTTTCGATCCGCGAAAGCGAAGACAAGGTGGCGCAATCCTTCGCAATTCGCGAAGCCACAAGCCAGTTGTTGTCGGCCATGACAGACGCCGAGACGGGCCAGCGAGGATTCCTGCTGACCGGCGACGTCGAATTTTTGATTCCCTACCACGACGGTGTCGCGAAGGCCGAGGCGCGGTTCAGCGAACTGAACGTTCTGGCGGATGGAAACGGCGAATTGATCGAAAACGTCAAGCGATTGCGTGCTTCATTTGAAAAGCAGCACGCTCACTTGCAGGAAACGATCGAAATGCGTCGCCGCGAGCCGTCGTTGCGGGTTACCGATGAAGTGCTTGATTTGGTGAAATCGGGGCGAGGCAGGATAGCTATGGATGGAGCTCGATCGGTTGCCGAAACGATCGTGGCCAATCAAACCAAGGTTCTCAAGGCGACTCAAACGCACGCGAACTACCTGTCGAACCTATCGCAAACCACCATCACCGCTGGGCACGTGCTGGCACTCAGTTTGATCGTGGCGGCTGGGCTGGCCGCTCGGCATGACCGCAAGAAACGCGACGCTGCCGAAGTAGCGCTATTGGCCGAACAGTCCGAATTGGCGGCTGTTATCGATTCGGCATTTGAAGGGATTGTCACTCGAGATCAGAGTTTTCGGATCCGATTGATCAATCCCGCTGCAGCAAGAATTTTGGGTGTGAAAGTCGAACATACCGTTGGCCGATCGTTGTTGGACTTCGTTCCCAGCAATCGACACGATGGGGTTCGAACGTTTGCCGATGACTTTCAGTCGTCCAGCGAGCAAATGTTCGAATTCAACAATCATGTGATGGTTCGATCCGATGGGACTGAGTTCGCGGTATCGGGAAATTCGGTACGCACCAAGACCGCAACGGACGACTTGGTGACGGTCAAGTTCCGCGACATCAGTGACTTGAAAGACAGTCAGGCGAAACGCCGGGAGTATGCCGCGATCTTAGAACAGATCGAAGACGCAGTCTTGGTTTGCGAACTCGATGGGCGTGTTCGATCGTGTAACGACTCTGCGGAAAAACTTTTTGGTCATACCGAGTCCGAGATGATCGGCTTGCGTGCCGCTGAATTGTTATCCGCCGAAGACGAAGTCTGGCAGCAGGATAGCGAGACCATGATGCAAACGGGACGATCGACGTCCCAGCGATCGTGGGTTTCTCCACAGGGTCGCGAGTACGTGCTGGAACAACGCCGATCGCTGATTCGCGACGACGAGGGCGTTCCTGTCGGGAAGTTGTTGTTCTTGATCGACATTACCGATCGAATTCGTGAAGAAGCAAACGAGCGTCGCAATCAGCGACTCGAAAGTATCGGAACGTTGACCGGCGGAATCGCTCACGACCTTAACAATGTGCTGACGCCGATCGTGATGAGTGCGAAGTTGCTGCGACGCGGCAGCAAGTCGCCCGAGCGGTTGGTGGACAACATCATCACCAGCGCCGACCGTGGCGGACGCATGATCAAAAAGCTGCTTGCTTTTGCGGGCGGCAGCGATGGAGTGCGAAGTCGCGTAGATATCGGCGAAGTCCTGAGCGAGCTTCAAGAAATTCTCTGTCACACGCTGCAACAAACGATCGACGTGCATGTCAAAGTTCCGGCAAACTTGCGAAACATCGACGGTGACAGCACTGAACTTTCCCAAGTCATCATGAACCTTGCCGTCAATGCTCGCGATGCGATGCCCGATGGTGGTCGTTTGGAAATTGAAGCCGAGAACTTTGACGTGGATGAATCCCACGCCAACCGGACCATTGGATTGACCGCCGGTCCACATGTCTTGTTGACAGTCGCCGACAGCGGTCATGGCATCCCCAAGGAAATCATCGAACGTATTTTTGACCCGTTCTTTACGACCAAGGCTCAAGGCAAGGGGACGGGTTTGGGCTTGGCAACGACGCTCGGAATCATTCGTTCGTGTGGCGGTGACATTCAGGTTTTCAGCGAATTGGGCGCTGGAACGAAGTTTTCGATCTATCTGCCGTCGTCGAAACAATCGACCGAGATCGCTGATTCGGAACGGGATGATACCGTCAAAGCAGGGGACGGCGAAACGATCCTGATCGTTGACGATGAACGCTTGATTTTGGAAACCGCGAAAGAGACGCTCGAGGCGAATCAGTATCAGGTTCTTGTCGCCGGAAGCGGCACCGAAGGGATCGCGATTTATACAAGTCACGGTGGCAAGATTGATCTGGTGTTGCTTGATATGATGATGCCAGGAATGGACGGAATCGAGACCAAAGATGCGATTCGCCGCTTGAACGCATCGGCTCAGATCATCGCTAGCAGTGGTTTGCGTCGTCCGGCCCAAGAAGGTGGCAAGATGGATGACTTCAATGGATTCCTCGCGAAGCCTTACAACGATGAGCAGTTGCTGAGACTGGTTCAGAGCGTCCTTCACCAACCATCCAAGCCGTAG
- a CDS encoding porin, with amino-acid sequence MKRWQAVSLALAGCVLGSNYAVAQSTAESSVVSAQPMHVEPLEDSGLIDAGDPVQELVTIEQFNRLQQQLDDLVAGQAMASTPAVPETKKSYPDFKITGFFQLDTAYFDQSDASVATLGDIQDGTGFRRARIAAVDNLTERASYQMEFDFAQAQARFVDVWGQIKDTPVGNVRIGRFRQPFGMSELTSIRELPFLERPTVFALAPFRQTGIMLFDTAVDEQMTWAVSGFRTLSDNFGNVYGDNGGYGTAERITALLIDRGDCRVLHVGLDHSYLNPGRDQIQYASQDEIFVGQQPNFGPTGLSVLGCRLARARVYAAN; translated from the coding sequence ATGAAACGTTGGCAAGCAGTCAGTCTGGCGTTGGCAGGATGTGTTCTGGGTAGCAACTACGCGGTTGCTCAGTCCACCGCGGAATCATCCGTAGTGTCAGCCCAACCGATGCACGTGGAACCACTCGAAGACAGCGGTCTGATCGATGCCGGCGATCCTGTTCAGGAACTTGTAACGATTGAGCAGTTTAATCGTTTGCAACAACAGCTTGATGATCTGGTGGCCGGACAAGCGATGGCGTCTACGCCCGCTGTACCTGAAACGAAAAAGTCCTATCCAGACTTCAAAATCACGGGATTTTTTCAGCTCGACACAGCCTACTTTGACCAATCCGATGCAAGTGTCGCGACGCTTGGCGATATCCAAGATGGCACAGGTTTCCGACGAGCGCGAATCGCAGCCGTTGACAATTTGACCGAACGTGCGTCGTACCAAATGGAGTTCGATTTCGCTCAGGCGCAGGCTCGGTTTGTCGACGTCTGGGGCCAAATCAAAGATACGCCGGTCGGCAACGTCCGCATCGGACGTTTTCGTCAGCCGTTCGGCATGTCTGAATTGACCAGCATTCGCGAATTGCCGTTCTTGGAACGTCCAACGGTCTTCGCACTCGCACCATTTCGCCAAACCGGCATCATGCTATTCGACACCGCCGTCGACGAACAAATGACGTGGGCCGTGTCAGGTTTCCGAACACTTTCCGACAACTTTGGTAACGTCTACGGCGACAACGGCGGCTACGGAACGGCGGAACGCATCACGGCCTTGTTGATTGATCGTGGCGACTGCCGAGTGCTGCACGTTGGGCTCGACCACAGCTACTTGAATCCCGGCCGCGACCAAATTCAGTACGCAAGCCAAGACGAGATTTTTGTCGGGCAACAACCCAACTTTGGACCGACCGGTCTAAGCGTCTTGGGGTGTCGTCTCGCCAGGGCGCGAGTTTACGCGGCCAATTGA
- a CDS encoding transposase: MSKKRRRHSPEQIIKKLRDADAMLAAGKSVGEVLQTLEVSEATLSR, translated from the coding sequence ATGAGCAAGAAACGACGACGACATTCACCCGAACAGATCATCAAGAAGCTACGTGATGCGGATGCCATGCTGGCGGCCGGCAAGAGCGTTGGCGAAGTCCTGCAAACGCTCGAGGTCAGTGAAGCCACGCTGAGCCG
- a CDS encoding BlaI/MecI/CopY family transcriptional regulator, giving the protein MANANPSELELLILKVIWEQSPLTARQIRESLESRGRVLAHTSVITMLQRMAEKKLVEQVSPESGKGFLFAPLVAADEVSNHMLRDLVHRVFDGSAEAVVESLFDVSDLNEESLKRLRKTFNQRMREHKNE; this is encoded by the coding sequence ATGGCGAATGCGAACCCTTCCGAATTGGAACTGTTGATCCTAAAAGTGATCTGGGAGCAGTCGCCACTGACTGCGCGTCAGATTCGTGAATCGTTGGAAAGCCGAGGGCGGGTTCTGGCACACACCTCGGTCATCACCATGTTGCAGCGGATGGCCGAGAAGAAGCTGGTCGAGCAAGTATCGCCAGAGTCCGGCAAAGGCTTTCTCTTCGCACCTCTTGTCGCAGCGGACGAGGTTTCCAACCACATGCTTCGAGATTTGGTTCACCGCGTGTTTGATGGTTCGGCCGAGGCCGTGGTGGAAAGCCTATTTGATGTTTCCGATCTCAACGAGGAATCACTCAAGCGGCTGCGAAAAACATTCAACCAAAGAATGAGGGAACACAAGAATGAGTGA
- a CDS encoding M56 family metallopeptidase, translated as MSDEASNIWTLFGEELAGRLLVTMLHFLWQAAVVAGLAWLMATALRTASPKGRYAMFCTAMAILPLLMVITFAVQDRPVHSPSITLTSDVNPDHVRATAIGITPDNSVRDQRTNIAIEDLANTVNTTVLGGFPLWVHDSAAWVVSAYLFGVSFFLVRLLIAVCGGSRLRARAEVIHDTGLCQQIADQARQLQLRRVPKVAYCQNVMVPTVVGLLRPMILLPTALTTGLTPDDLNAILRHEFAHIRRFDLWVNLGQRILESLLFFHPAVWWLSRRISAERELCCDDMVVSSGFLSIDYGGALLRMAERCAEANRARAIQLAADGQDRSLLEYRIQRLFNSNASSPFHLHRGGFAALLLVLMTLISIPCATIRFAQAQTPNASSPFAPASTAPGQDENIAFDYADTDPFGQPTQTKNETAVRDAFPPGVFGDQDHESTKKKVFQWIGQARSGNAAEREAIIEPLSQYLGVSNEIPKALMPLTYDSDKRVRTAASRVIFMKAGEIRGEPDAIKILRYRMVLTMVREDVHANLTMPFLVELMKTENANVRRAVTSLVVQMLRQGHNEVLDQIIGEKDDPNIVDRDEYYRAIEVFNNERSKIERFKLEAAKRQSSTVPGMTDGDPFGGNTGKTDPFGRPIYADKAGIEDPFGVPKPDTPKEAAKREANDAAIAFAVAEKRAIVAELSSPETRINFAFDDETSVHFVGTPLQEALQTIGKQHAIPIVLNRQALEESGLTPDVPVTISLANVSLRSAIRLMLRSLQLEMMIEDDVLQVTTREQMRSTSLSRKYYIGQLPYKGVDIARSLQRVLDATMVAGDAKPVVEYLSGGEGKEGIIWVQANEVAHREALGKLNWLLNK; from the coding sequence ATGAGTGATGAAGCATCAAACATTTGGACGCTCTTCGGCGAAGAGTTGGCCGGCAGATTGCTGGTCACCATGTTGCATTTTCTTTGGCAAGCCGCCGTCGTCGCCGGATTGGCTTGGTTGATGGCCACCGCACTCCGAACAGCGTCGCCCAAAGGACGCTATGCGATGTTCTGCACTGCAATGGCGATCCTTCCGCTGTTGATGGTAATCACGTTCGCCGTTCAAGATCGCCCGGTTCACAGCCCGTCAATCACATTGACCAGTGACGTGAACCCGGACCACGTTCGAGCGACTGCAATCGGCATTACCCCCGACAATTCGGTCCGCGATCAACGAACCAACATTGCCATCGAGGATTTAGCAAACACCGTGAACACGACTGTACTTGGTGGTTTTCCGCTGTGGGTCCACGATTCGGCAGCGTGGGTTGTCAGCGCGTACCTGTTCGGTGTGTCGTTCTTTCTGGTGCGACTGCTGATTGCCGTATGCGGTGGGAGTCGGTTGCGTGCCCGTGCCGAAGTGATTCATGATACGGGTCTGTGCCAACAGATCGCCGATCAGGCTCGGCAGTTGCAACTGCGGCGCGTTCCGAAGGTAGCCTACTGCCAGAACGTCATGGTTCCAACCGTCGTGGGGCTGCTGCGTCCAATGATTCTGTTGCCGACCGCACTTACAACCGGTCTGACGCCCGACGATCTCAACGCGATTCTCCGTCATGAGTTTGCTCATATTCGTCGGTTCGACTTGTGGGTGAATTTAGGCCAACGGATTCTTGAGTCGCTGCTGTTTTTTCATCCGGCGGTGTGGTGGCTTAGTCGCCGGATCAGCGCCGAGCGGGAGCTTTGCTGCGATGACATGGTCGTTTCATCGGGCTTTCTGTCGATCGACTACGGGGGAGCGCTACTGCGGATGGCCGAACGGTGCGCCGAAGCTAACCGAGCCAGGGCGATTCAACTTGCTGCGGACGGTCAAGACCGATCACTGCTTGAATACCGTATTCAGCGTTTGTTCAACAGTAATGCCAGTTCTCCTTTCCATCTTCATCGTGGCGGATTCGCGGCACTGCTGTTGGTGTTGATGACATTGATCTCGATCCCATGCGCAACGATTCGTTTCGCCCAGGCGCAGACGCCCAATGCTTCATCGCCCTTTGCCCCGGCGTCGACAGCGCCAGGACAAGACGAGAATATCGCGTTCGATTACGCGGACACTGATCCGTTTGGCCAGCCCACACAAACGAAGAACGAAACGGCGGTCCGCGATGCCTTTCCGCCGGGTGTCTTTGGCGATCAAGATCACGAGTCCACTAAGAAAAAGGTGTTCCAATGGATAGGCCAGGCTCGATCGGGGAATGCCGCCGAACGCGAGGCGATCATTGAGCCCTTGTCACAGTACCTCGGCGTATCGAATGAAATTCCAAAGGCGCTGATGCCGCTCACATACGATTCCGACAAACGTGTGCGAACAGCAGCATCGCGAGTCATTTTCATGAAGGCAGGCGAAATTCGCGGTGAACCGGACGCGATCAAAATCTTGCGATATCGAATGGTCCTGACAATGGTTCGAGAAGACGTCCATGCAAATTTGACGATGCCGTTCCTGGTCGAATTGATGAAGACGGAGAACGCAAACGTACGGCGTGCGGTTACGAGTCTGGTGGTCCAGATGCTACGTCAGGGCCACAACGAAGTGTTGGATCAGATCATTGGAGAAAAAGACGACCCCAATATTGTCGACCGGGATGAGTACTACCGAGCCATCGAAGTATTCAACAACGAACGCTCTAAGATCGAGAGGTTCAAGTTGGAGGCTGCGAAACGTCAGTCATCCACGGTGCCTGGCATGACTGACGGAGATCCGTTCGGAGGCAACACAGGGAAAACGGATCCGTTTGGTCGCCCCATTTATGCCGACAAGGCTGGAATCGAAGATCCGTTTGGTGTTCCGAAGCCGGATACTCCCAAGGAGGCCGCGAAGAGGGAAGCCAATGATGCCGCGATCGCGTTTGCAGTCGCTGAAAAGCGAGCCATTGTCGCGGAACTCAGTTCGCCTGAGACGCGAATCAATTTTGCCTTTGATGACGAGACCAGTGTTCACTTTGTGGGCACTCCGTTGCAGGAAGCTTTGCAAACGATAGGCAAGCAGCATGCGATTCCAATCGTGCTCAATCGGCAAGCCCTGGAAGAGTCGGGCCTGACACCAGATGTTCCTGTCACAATTTCTCTAGCGAATGTTTCGTTGCGATCCGCGATCAGGCTGATGCTAAGGAGCCTCCAATTGGAGATGATGATTGAAGACGACGTCTTGCAGGTCACGACGCGGGAGCAGATGCGGTCGACCTCCTTGTCCCGCAAGTACTACATTGGCCAGTTGCCGTACAAAGGTGTCGACATTGCTCGCAGCTTGCAGCGAGTGCTCGACGCGACAATGGTTGCCGGAGACGCGAAGCCGGTTGTGGAATATCTCAGCGGCGGCGAAGGCAAGGAAGGAATCATTTGGGTTCAGGCCAATGAGGTTGCTCATCGTGAAGCACTTGGAAAGCTGAATTGGCTTTTAAACAAGTGA